The genomic DNA GCTCGTCGTGGTGATCATTGGAGGACTCGTGGCGGTTTCAGTGACGAACTGGATGCACCGCCCCGAGGTGGTGGTAACGAATTTCCTTGATTCTTTGGAGAAAGGTGAGGCTGCTGAGGCTGCCCAAGCCCTTGACCTGACGGGGGTGGCGGGTGATGACTCCTTCCTGAAGAACAGTAAGCTCCTGCAATCCGTGAGCAAAAGCGTCAAATTCTCAAAAGCGCATGTTCGTGAAGAGAAATCATTTGGGGACACTCAAGTCATTGCCGTCGACATTGTCGTCGCAGACCATCCCAGCCCCTATGAATTTATCGTCAAACGCACTGGGAAGCGTTTTGGCCTTTTCGATGAATGGTCAATAACCAATCCCAGCGTTGTCGCCGTAACGCTTGAACCCGGTGAGGTCGAGAGTTTCGACGTTGAGGGTATCCCCGGAAAACTCAATGGAAGTTCGACGTTCCTCCTGTATCCCGGACAGTATCAGATGACCCTTCGGGGACCCGGCGGGGTGAAAGCACAGCGCACTGTTGAGGCAATTCCGAATTCGGAGACCGTCGTCATTGACGGTGATGAGGAACTCCGGTCTGCCGGATACACAGGTCCGAGCGGTGCATCTAACGGCGTGAGTCCCGAACATCAGCCCGATTCTGGCCATGCACGAGACGCGCGCGGCTCCTCAAGCTCGTCAATGAGCATGGAGGAGCTTGAGGAACTGCTCAGAGCACACAGTGACGAGGCACTCGCCGCGGCCGTGGAATTTGCTGAAAAATGCGGGTCCGTTGTCGATGCAGCGAACCTTGATCCGGGATGCCCAAAAGAGGTACAAAACACGCGACTCGGGGTGTTGCAGACCGAGGAAGTCCCCACAGAGATCGTGCGTATCTGGGGCAATGAATTCGCAACAGACGCAGCACGCATCGACCTGAGAGCTCTTCCCACGGAAGAAGAGCCCAACCCCGAGATGATCCACCTATATTTCCGGATCCTGGGGAAGATGAGAGTGGATCGTACAGGGAAAATTGCTTTCGATGTGACCTACAGCTATAACTAAGTCTCGGCACCTCTCACGGGTCATGCTCGACCCTGAAGAGACAGGACATGCGGACTGAGGTCCGCCCTCGTCAATGAGAAAACGTGATGAGGGTGCATCCGCGGGAACCGGGAAAGCGGACGCCCCCATGTCCTCAGAGGAATTCCAGACCAACCCGACACACGATGTGTACCTGAGGAGAATGACATGAGTACTCCGAATCCTCATGCTGGCTTTGGCGCAGTGCCACAGCCGGACAACGGGCCCCAGCAGTTCCCTCCATCTCCGGTCGGGCAGTCTGCCCCTGGGATGCCAGTGACCCGCGGACCGCTCAGTGGACCTGGGATGCCGCCACCGATGCCTCAAGGACCGGTACCGTTCCAGGGACAAATACCGTTCCACGGACAGGTACCCCCGGCGGGACCGACCTACCAGCAGCCAAAGCCGCAGACCCCGCTCAGCAGGCAGATGAAAGCACTCGTCAGCCCGGCTGGTCTGCTGACACTCGCGTTCGAGATCCTGGCCACCCTTGGGGTGGGGCTCGTGTCGGCGCTCCTCATTGTTACAGGATCCTTCATTCTCAATACAGGGGTCCTGGGGTTCCTGGGATTCCCAGGACAAGTCATTAACTCGGAATTCTCCGCACCCGAGGCCACGATCATGCTCATCGGCGGCGTGCTCGGCGGAGGATTCACCTCCGAGACACAGACATTCACGATCTTTTTATTCGGCACATTCATCGGGGTGATTGTCACTCTTCGCGCGGTGCTGCGCCGACGGGTGTGGGTTGACGGAACGATCATTGAGACAATGCCAACCGCCGTTCGTGCGCTGATTGAGGGAGTGATTGTCGCACTGGTCATCACACTCCTGACGGCATTCTTCTCCGCTGACGACGGGGCCATCACATCTTTGACTCAACTGCAAACCGGGGCGTGGCATGGCGGGGAAACTCGACCTCTTGCCGTCCTGACCTTCATCGTCATCACAGTTCTTGTTGCCTGCGTAAGTTTTGTTGAACGGCGAAAGGCCGTGCAAGCCCGTCTACTGCCGCCGTTCCTCACGCAAGCGCTGCGTGAACTTAGGCGGGCTCACGCGATCCTCTTCGGTGTTTTCGGCCTCGTTACCTTAGCAGTCTTTGTGTTCATGTCGATCGTCAGCTTCAAGAACCCGGGAGTTCTCCTCCTTGCGCCGCTGTTCCTGCCAAACATGGCGGTATTGATGATCGGTTTGGCATACTTCGGCGAAGTCACTCCAAATGGAATCGGCATCGGATACTTCCAGGCACTCACCGTCCCCCTCGAAGGATTCACGATTCCCTCGCACCCCACGAGGGCGTGGTACTTCAACGACGGATGGGGATTCCTGCTGATGATTATTGGCCTCGTGCTCATTCTTGTCATGTCCGCGTCTATCGGTGTCCAACGCGAACGTACGTCGGTCCCGGTGTGGACTCGGGTATGGCAGACACCGCTGTGTGCGTTGATTCTCTGGATCGTCCTCGGCCTCGGAGTAACGAATTCCCATAACTTAACGAAAGACACGGGCACGTTCCTGCATGTCGGGATGTCCTGGTGGACACCGTTTACCGTCGCACTCGCATTCCTTGCCGCGTCGGTCCTTGCAGAAGTCACGCCCAGATACCTCGCTGCCAATGCTCCCGGGCTGCTGACCCTGTGTGCGGGTCGTCGGGCCACCCAGGCGTGGCTTGCGAGCCCTGTGCGTTTCGTTGCGCCGAAGACTCCTGCGATGAATCAGCCTCGTGCTCCTCACGGGATGCCGCAACAACCGATGGTTCCGATGGGACAGAGGGGACCGGTGGCAGCACCTCCCGCTCCCGGAAACCCAATGCCGGGTCCGGGTCAAGCGGCACCGGGGCAGCCCGCAGTCGGTCAACCAATGCCCGGTCAACCGGTGCCGGGGCAGCCGATGATCGTCCAGCCTCGTCCCGGTCAGCCCATACCCGGACCGCAGTGGGGAAGTGGCCCCACCGGTGGACAACCGGGGATGATGCCAATGCAGGGGCAGTCAGGGATACCAAAGCCGCAGAACCAGTCGGGGATGATGCCGACTCCGCAGACACCGACCGGGCAGGCCAGCACTGTCCAGGCATCAACGCAACCTGTTCAGGCGCAGGTCCCTCAACCCGATCCTCAACCCGAGCACACGCAAGCACCACACCCCATGCAACCACCAGCTCAGCGCGACGGTCTGACTCCACCGCCTCCGGCGGCTCAGTGAGCTCCATTCGCCGGCTCAGTGAAGTCCTATTGTGGGAAACTCGACACTTATTGTCAGGGCTTCGGGCTTGGAAGCAGAGGGCTTCATCGGCTACTCTGTCATGGTTGCCTGTGACGAATAATTCGTTGTGGGGCCGTCTCACCTCCGGTGGGAATGGCTGAATTGGAAACCGAGGAGAACAAAAGTGGCTGCCGTTTGTGACGTGTGCGGTAAGGGACCCGGCTTCGGCAAGAGCGTGTCGCACTCTCACGTGCGCACCAACCGCCGTTGGAATCCAAATATCCAGCGCGTTCGTGCCC from Schaalia sp. ZJ405 includes the following:
- a CDS encoding ABC transporter permease produces the protein MSTPNPHAGFGAVPQPDNGPQQFPPSPVGQSAPGMPVTRGPLSGPGMPPPMPQGPVPFQGQIPFHGQVPPAGPTYQQPKPQTPLSRQMKALVSPAGLLTLAFEILATLGVGLVSALLIVTGSFILNTGVLGFLGFPGQVINSEFSAPEATIMLIGGVLGGGFTSETQTFTIFLFGTFIGVIVTLRAVLRRRVWVDGTIIETMPTAVRALIEGVIVALVITLLTAFFSADDGAITSLTQLQTGAWHGGETRPLAVLTFIVITVLVACVSFVERRKAVQARLLPPFLTQALRELRRAHAILFGVFGLVTLAVFVFMSIVSFKNPGVLLLAPLFLPNMAVLMIGLAYFGEVTPNGIGIGYFQALTVPLEGFTIPSHPTRAWYFNDGWGFLLMIIGLVLILVMSASIGVQRERTSVPVWTRVWQTPLCALILWIVLGLGVTNSHNLTKDTGTFLHVGMSWWTPFTVALAFLAASVLAEVTPRYLAANAPGLLTLCAGRRATQAWLASPVRFVAPKTPAMNQPRAPHGMPQQPMVPMGQRGPVAAPPAPGNPMPGPGQAAPGQPAVGQPMPGQPVPGQPMIVQPRPGQPIPGPQWGSGPTGGQPGMMPMQGQSGIPKPQNQSGMMPTPQTPTGQASTVQASTQPVQAQVPQPDPQPEHTQAPHPMQPPAQRDGLTPPPPAAQ
- the rpmB gene encoding 50S ribosomal protein L28, yielding MAAVCDVCGKGPGFGKSVSHSHVRTNRRWNPNIQRVRALVNGTPKRLNVCTKCLKSDRVVRAI